A window of the Butyricimonas faecalis genome harbors these coding sequences:
- a CDS encoding NAD-dependent epimerase/dehydratase family protein, producing MKKILIVGAGGQIGSELVPHLRSIYGNNNVVAADISAEKCKVLAEAGPFEELNALDGESFSAIVKKYNIDTIFNLVALLSATGEKNPKLAWDINIGALTNSLYIAKDNNCAVFTPSSIGAFGKDTPKDKTPQDTLQRSNTTMYGVCKVTGELLSDYYFNRFGVDTRSVRFPGLISYVTLPGGGTTDYAVEIYYDAIRKGSFTCNVKAGTYMDMMYMPDALNAVVQLMEADPSKLKHRNSFNIASMSFEPEQIAAEIRKHLPDFKMDYQIDPVKQAIADSWPNSMDDTCAREEWGWAPKYDLTSMTNDMLIKVKEKFDKGLIK from the coding sequence ATGAAAAAAATATTAATCGTTGGTGCAGGGGGACAAATCGGTTCCGAACTGGTACCCCACTTGAGATCCATTTATGGAAACAACAATGTAGTGGCAGCTGATATCAGTGCCGAAAAATGTAAAGTATTGGCAGAAGCAGGTCCATTCGAAGAATTGAACGCTCTTGACGGGGAAAGTTTCAGTGCCATCGTGAAAAAATACAACATCGACACCATCTTCAACCTGGTTGCCTTGTTGTCTGCCACGGGAGAAAAGAACCCGAAACTAGCTTGGGACATCAATATCGGTGCGCTAACCAATTCTTTATACATCGCGAAAGACAACAACTGCGCCGTGTTTACCCCGAGTTCCATCGGTGCTTTCGGTAAAGACACCCCGAAAGACAAAACTCCGCAAGACACCCTACAACGTTCCAACACGACCATGTACGGCGTATGCAAAGTAACGGGAGAACTTTTAAGCGACTACTACTTCAACCGTTTCGGCGTTGACACCCGTAGCGTGCGTTTCCCGGGCTTGATATCATACGTGACCCTTCCCGGTGGAGGAACCACGGACTATGCCGTAGAAATCTACTACGACGCCATCCGCAAAGGCTCATTCACCTGCAACGTGAAAGCAGGAACTTACATGGACATGATGTACATGCCGGATGCCTTGAATGCGGTTGTTCAGTTGATGGAAGCCGATCCTAGCAAATTAAAACACCGGAACAGTTTCAACATCGCATCCATGAGTTTCGAGCCGGAACAAATTGCTGCCGAAATTCGCAAACACCTCCCCGACTTCAAGATGGACTACCAGATTGATCCGGTAAAACAAGCCATCGCCGACAGCTGGCCAAACAGCATGGACGACACTTGCGCCCGCGAAGAATGGGGCTGGGCTCCGAAATATGACCTTACCAGCATGACAAACGATATGTTGATCAAGGTAAAAGAAAAATTCGACAAAGGATTGATCAAATAA
- a CDS encoding helix-turn-helix domain-containing protein — MEEVLKINSIDDYNKLFGLETRHPLVSVVDLSQATRWPTKAVFNYGIYVLFLKDVKCGDIRYGRQLYDYQEGTIVSFSPGQIAGVNMPSGVRPAAHGLLFHPDLIRGTALGQEMRNYTFFSYESNEALHLSEEERQTIMDCLGKIQAELEHSIDKHSRRLITANIGVLLDYCLRFYDRQFVTRNQQNNDIIARFERLLDEYFDGPLPQQEGLPSVKYFADKVFLSPNYFGDMIRKQTGKTASEYIQTKVIERAKDNLLSSDKTMSEIAYNLGFQYPQHLSRMFKRVAGCTPNEFRAQN, encoded by the coding sequence ATGGAAGAGGTACTGAAAATAAACAGCATAGACGACTATAACAAGCTCTTCGGATTGGAAACCCGCCACCCGTTAGTCAGCGTTGTCGATTTATCACAAGCCACCCGATGGCCCACAAAAGCAGTCTTTAATTACGGCATCTACGTCCTTTTCCTGAAAGACGTCAAATGTGGAGACATCCGCTATGGGCGACAACTTTACGACTATCAAGAGGGCACCATCGTCAGTTTCAGCCCGGGACAGATCGCCGGGGTTAACATGCCTTCCGGAGTTCGCCCCGCGGCCCACGGGCTACTGTTCCATCCCGACCTTATCCGGGGCACGGCTCTCGGGCAAGAGATGCGCAACTACACGTTCTTTTCCTACGAGTCCAACGAAGCCCTACACCTCTCCGAAGAGGAACGCCAAACCATCATGGATTGCTTGGGCAAAATACAAGCAGAACTGGAGCACTCCATCGATAAACACAGTCGACGCCTAATCACGGCAAACATCGGGGTGTTATTGGATTATTGCCTCCGCTTCTACGACCGGCAATTTGTTACCCGTAACCAGCAAAACAACGATATCATCGCCCGGTTCGAACGCTTGCTGGATGAATATTTCGATGGTCCGCTACCACAACAAGAAGGCTTACCATCGGTCAAATACTTCGCGGACAAAGTCTTTCTTTCCCCGAATTATTTCGGTGATATGATCCGCAAGCAAACCGGAAAGACCGCCTCGGAATACATTCAAACCAAGGTCATCGAACGAGCCAAGGATAATTTACTCTCCTCGGACAAGACGATGAGCGAAATCGCTTACAACCTGGGATTCCAATATCCCCAGCATTTAAGCCGGATGTTCAAACGGGTGGCCGGATGCACGCCCAACGAGTTCCGAGCCCAGAATTGA
- the rnr gene encoding ribonuclease R codes for MPKKEKKSKRDIGKKELHRLLYDIFSGNPDQNFNYKQLAQRLGIKNMNAKQLIMTVLNEMKNDNMLTEESTGVFKFKVNTIYVTGTIDLTAKGTAYLISDDCKEDVFIPQVGLNHALNGDKVKVLLYARSSKRRPEGEVVEILERKKETFVGIIQCSKQYAFLVPTGKQLPYDIFIPLADLNGAKDGEKAIVKITEWPENQKNPVGKVLEVLGTPGDNDTEMNAIMAEYELPVQFPASVERAAKKIKDVIPAEEIKKRRDFREITTFTIDPKDAKDFDDALSLQKLKNGNYEVGVHIADVSFYVTPDSVLDKEAYTRATSVYLVDRTIPMLPEHLSNGLCSLRPNEEKLCFSAVFELNDKAEVINQWFGRTIIKSNRRFTYEEAQAMIEGGEGDYKEEILTLNDLAQKLRAVRFQNGAIAFDRIEVRFDIDEKGKPTGVYFKRSKEANKLIEEFMLLANKKVAERIGKVKEGQKAKTFVYRIHEQPNTEKLEDFNRFIAKFGYRLRTSTPRQISSSMNKLMEDVQDRPEQNMIETLAIRTMAKAAYSTVNVGHYGLAFDYYSHFTSPIRRYPDVMTHRLLQRYLDGGRSANAEKYEEMCKHCSDMEQVASNAERASIKYKQVEFMSDKLGENFMGTISGVTQWGFYVELNDTKCEGLVAINELEGDYYEFDEENYCIVGRHHRKVYQLGDQVLVKVVKANLVARQLDFALVESTSTTTAAPAKVVPPKASGHRQRPERKLRRGRRGNAPTRRKEKKRKSH; via the coding sequence ATGCCAAAGAAAGAGAAAAAAAGCAAGAGAGACATCGGTAAAAAAGAATTACACCGATTATTATACGATATATTTTCCGGTAACCCCGATCAAAATTTCAATTACAAGCAACTAGCCCAACGATTAGGCATCAAGAATATGAATGCCAAACAATTGATCATGACGGTTCTCAACGAGATGAAAAATGACAACATGCTCACGGAGGAATCAACCGGGGTATTCAAATTCAAGGTAAACACCATTTACGTTACCGGAACCATCGACTTGACGGCAAAAGGCACCGCCTACCTGATCTCGGACGATTGCAAGGAGGATGTTTTCATTCCCCAAGTGGGTCTGAATCACGCCTTAAATGGAGACAAGGTAAAAGTGCTGCTCTATGCCCGGAGTTCCAAAAGACGCCCCGAGGGGGAAGTGGTGGAAATCCTGGAACGCAAGAAAGAAACATTCGTGGGCATCATACAATGCTCCAAACAATATGCCTTTCTCGTTCCCACGGGCAAGCAATTACCTTACGATATTTTTATTCCCCTGGCTGATTTGAACGGGGCCAAGGACGGGGAAAAAGCTATTGTCAAGATCACCGAGTGGCCGGAGAACCAAAAGAACCCGGTGGGGAAAGTACTGGAAGTTCTCGGAACACCGGGAGATAACGACACGGAAATGAACGCCATCATGGCGGAATACGAGTTGCCCGTGCAATTCCCCGCGAGCGTGGAAAGAGCTGCCAAAAAGATAAAAGATGTCATCCCGGCAGAGGAGATCAAGAAGCGGAGAGATTTCCGGGAAATCACGACATTCACGATCGACCCGAAGGATGCCAAGGACTTCGATGATGCCCTTTCGCTCCAAAAATTAAAAAACGGGAATTACGAGGTCGGCGTGCATATCGCGGATGTCAGTTTCTACGTGACCCCGGATTCGGTGCTGGACAAGGAAGCCTACACCCGTGCCACATCCGTGTATCTCGTGGATCGCACGATCCCGATGTTACCGGAACACTTGTCCAACGGGTTGTGTTCGCTACGCCCCAACGAGGAAAAACTTTGTTTCTCGGCCGTTTTCGAGTTGAATGACAAGGCGGAGGTTATCAATCAATGGTTCGGACGGACGATTATCAAGTCAAACCGCCGATTCACTTACGAGGAAGCACAAGCCATGATCGAGGGGGGCGAGGGCGACTACAAAGAAGAGATATTAACCCTTAATGATCTGGCCCAGAAGTTACGGGCTGTCCGTTTCCAGAACGGCGCCATCGCTTTCGACCGGATCGAGGTTCGCTTTGATATTGACGAGAAGGGAAAACCCACGGGCGTGTACTTCAAACGTTCGAAAGAGGCCAACAAGTTGATCGAGGAGTTCATGCTTCTCGCCAACAAGAAGGTGGCGGAAAGAATCGGGAAGGTCAAGGAAGGACAGAAAGCCAAAACGTTCGTGTATCGTATTCACGAGCAACCGAACACCGAAAAGCTGGAAGATTTTAACCGCTTTATTGCCAAATTCGGCTACCGTTTACGCACGAGTACTCCCCGGCAAATATCCTCTTCCATGAATAAATTGATGGAAGACGTGCAGGACCGCCCGGAACAAAATATGATCGAAACACTGGCCATCCGTACCATGGCAAAGGCCGCCTACTCGACGGTGAACGTGGGACACTACGGGTTGGCTTTCGACTACTATTCACACTTCACGTCGCCGATCCGTCGGTACCCGGACGTGATGACCCACCGCTTGTTGCAACGTTATCTCGACGGTGGACGCTCTGCCAATGCCGAGAAGTATGAAGAGATGTGCAAGCATTGCTCCGACATGGAACAAGTCGCCTCTAACGCGGAAAGGGCCTCCATCAAGTACAAGCAAGTCGAGTTCATGAGCGACAAACTCGGAGAGAATTTCATGGGAACGATTTCCGGCGTGACGCAATGGGGCTTTTACGTGGAACTGAATGACACGAAATGCGAAGGCCTCGTTGCCATCAATGAGCTGGAAGGAGATTATTACGAGTTCGACGAGGAGAATTACTGCATCGTGGGCCGCCACCACCGGAAAGTGTACCAACTCGGTGATCAGGTGCTCGTGAAAGTGGTAAAGGCCAATCTGGTTGCCCGTCAGCTTGATTTCGCTCTCGTGGAAAGCACGAGTACCACAACTGCCGCCCCGGCAAAGGTGGTCCCTCCCAAAGCCTCCGGCCATCGCCAACGCCCGGAACGCAAGCTCCGACGGGGAAGACGGGGAAACGCTCCAACGAGACGGAAAGAGAAGAAGAGGAAGAGTCATTGA
- a CDS encoding peroxiredoxin family protein, whose product MKYLFLFLVIAVCGCQSGPQARLNGKFGQGIKSKFIEVKMPNSHRDSVLFTIPMKDDGSFSWTGSLPEGTMLVLDLYKDYISIPWYAESQNYTLEKSGENYYLVSSLEESLQNRFTKFRKEQDQRETAYNMECRGYETITDMEEKVRFSDRMGKIFDENQEYLLSGIRQFAGTQIGDFLADEKLYHWEVDYAGFTKVMEILNGQMAETPMKNRLTTAYAKLKAKQLTGMAPDFELPDMKGKLVRLSSFRGKYVLVDFWASWCVSCRQNNRELFKYYPELKAAGLEIISVSLDDDRALWIKAVEADKITWTQLIDPKGFKASELRKSYKFDSLPTVYLIDPQGNIVAKKPTLEQLREILTDC is encoded by the coding sequence ATGAAGTATTTGTTTTTATTCTTGGTTATTGCGGTCTGCGGTTGTCAATCCGGGCCGCAAGCCCGTTTAAACGGGAAATTCGGACAAGGGATTAAAAGTAAATTTATAGAGGTAAAGATGCCGAATAGTCATCGGGACAGTGTCCTGTTTACCATTCCGATGAAGGACGATGGAAGTTTTTCCTGGACGGGAAGTTTGCCCGAGGGCACGATGTTGGTACTCGACTTGTATAAAGATTATATCTCTATTCCATGGTATGCTGAAAGTCAGAATTACACGTTGGAAAAGAGCGGAGAAAATTATTATTTGGTTTCTTCCCTGGAAGAATCTTTGCAAAATCGATTTACAAAATTTCGTAAGGAACAAGATCAACGGGAAACGGCATATAATATGGAATGTAGGGGGTATGAAACAATTACCGATATGGAAGAAAAAGTCCGGTTTTCAGATCGAATGGGCAAAATATTTGACGAAAATCAAGAGTATCTACTTTCCGGGATTCGTCAATTTGCAGGGACTCAGATCGGCGACTTTCTCGCGGATGAGAAACTTTATCATTGGGAAGTTGATTATGCCGGTTTTACCAAAGTGATGGAGATATTGAACGGGCAAATGGCAGAAACCCCGATGAAGAATCGTTTAACGACAGCTTATGCTAAATTGAAGGCAAAACAGCTGACAGGCATGGCTCCGGATTTTGAATTGCCCGATATGAAGGGAAAACTCGTTCGCTTATCCTCTTTCCGCGGTAAATATGTTTTAGTGGATTTTTGGGCTTCTTGGTGTGTGAGTTGCCGGCAAAATAACCGGGAATTATTTAAGTACTATCCGGAATTAAAAGCGGCAGGCCTGGAAATAATTTCTGTTTCTTTGGATGACGATCGGGCTCTATGGATCAAGGCTGTTGAAGCGGATAAAATAACTTGGACCCAATTGATTGATCCAAAGGGTTTCAAGGCTAGTGAATTGCGTAAGTCTTATAAATTTGACTCCCTTCCGACCGTTTATTTAATCGATCCTCAAGGAAACATTGTAGCGAAAAAACCAACCTTGGAACAACTGCGTGAAATCTTGACTGATTGCTAA
- a CDS encoding TlpA disulfide reductase family protein: MKSLYVFFALFFIVLAACAVEKPVKVTGNIKGLGNNEVVLYTFDNKEMARTKGVNDKFTLELTVDTDYGQPFFIHFPSIAPLGPSMKIPTMMLFVDSDQVEVTGFINEKGINKESIKGSPLSLAYEAVFANLPVTKELNEAIPIYNKAFHEYNVVSMTDENLAILKKCSAKVDSLQDLQMQQLFASIPTDPKNKALAVIISSYAAYHDVAQQEALLNQFDASIRHCYGLEKMQQRIDLIKNCAVGAVAPDFELKDTSGKMVKLSSFRGKYVLMDFWASWCGPCRKALPLVKKANEEFKNKGLQVIGVSVDKKTKDWEKALEEENLPYLQLHDPEGITGKLYNYNGIPFIILISPEGIILEKELWGDGIREAITKYIK, encoded by the coding sequence ATGAAATCATTGTATGTATTTTTTGCACTGTTTTTTATAGTGTTGGCGGCTTGTGCTGTCGAAAAACCGGTAAAAGTTACCGGGAATATAAAAGGCTTGGGAAACAACGAAGTAGTTCTTTATACTTTCGATAATAAAGAAATGGCGCGAACGAAGGGCGTGAATGATAAATTTACCTTGGAACTTACCGTGGACACGGATTACGGTCAACCTTTTTTTATACATTTCCCTTCGATTGCCCCGCTTGGACCTTCTATGAAAATACCGACCATGATGCTTTTTGTAGATTCGGATCAGGTGGAAGTGACGGGATTTATAAATGAAAAAGGAATCAACAAAGAGAGCATTAAAGGATCACCCTTGTCGCTGGCTTATGAGGCCGTGTTTGCAAATTTGCCGGTTACAAAGGAATTGAATGAGGCTATCCCTATCTATAATAAGGCTTTTCATGAATATAACGTGGTGTCCATGACGGATGAAAATCTAGCTATATTGAAAAAATGCAGTGCCAAAGTGGATTCTTTACAGGATCTACAAATGCAACAACTTTTTGCTTCCATTCCTACTGATCCTAAAAACAAGGCATTGGCCGTGATTATCAGCTCGTATGCGGCATATCATGACGTGGCACAACAGGAAGCCTTGTTGAATCAATTTGATGCTTCTATCCGGCATTGCTACGGGCTAGAGAAAATGCAACAACGGATAGACTTAATAAAGAATTGTGCTGTTGGTGCCGTTGCTCCCGACTTTGAATTGAAGGATACGTCTGGGAAAATGGTAAAACTATCTTCTTTCCGGGGAAAATACGTGCTTATGGATTTCTGGGCTTCCTGGTGCGGACCTTGTCGTAAGGCATTGCCTCTCGTGAAAAAAGCGAATGAAGAATTTAAGAACAAAGGACTTCAGGTAATCGGGGTTTCTGTCGACAAAAAAACAAAGGACTGGGAAAAGGCCTTGGAGGAAGAGAACTTACCTTATTTGCAATTGCATGATCCCGAAGGAATAACTGGGAAATTGTATAATTACAACGGGATACCTTTTATTATTCTGATCTCTCCGGAAGGCATTATCTTGGAGAAAGAATTGTGGGGAGATGGAATTCGGGAAGCCATCACGAAATATATAAAATAA
- a CDS encoding RagB/SusD family nutrient uptake outer membrane protein, translating to MKRICNIALAIILLCGCDSFLDVTPKGKLLPEKVQDFDEMIGDSRNPSSINPLAEMCGDNLYMTEERLTGKMMSEQGKAYTWQEEFYLPEEDDATWNSAYEIIYTCNLVLQETPKAKEGSDADRARVMAEARVNRAFYYWYLHSCYAPAYAPETAAADLSVPLVLEPDLEAKVKRATSDKVVTQILEDLKNVAMDLPEESISVYHLPRMAAFGLAARVNLFFGNYDAALENAEEALKLNNKLVDYNTFSFKNEGKPSGGINNRPIPRESPEMIMYRSTSFQSILSSCCMSPELLDLFDTDADLRYKFNFTVLDRSGKPIDEPYPLFLQELDYNIGVPEMMLIKAECLARKKDPKALNVLNELRKKRIATDKYTDLPEVNGDKLLGVVLEERQRELVYSGVRFFDMKRLAKEGIYTRTLTRQFKETTYTLAPNSNRYMFPIAAKVRILNNGIEQNPR from the coding sequence ATGAAAAGAATATGTAATATAGCTTTAGCGATTATTTTGTTATGTGGATGTGACTCTTTTTTGGATGTGACTCCCAAGGGAAAGTTGCTCCCTGAAAAAGTGCAGGATTTTGACGAGATGATCGGGGATTCCCGTAATCCGTCATCAATCAACCCTCTTGCAGAAATGTGTGGTGATAATCTTTATATGACGGAGGAACGCTTAACAGGGAAAATGATGTCAGAACAGGGAAAAGCCTACACGTGGCAGGAAGAATTTTATCTTCCGGAAGAGGACGATGCGACATGGAACAGTGCCTACGAGATTATTTACACGTGCAATCTGGTATTACAGGAAACTCCCAAAGCAAAGGAGGGATCAGATGCTGATCGAGCACGAGTAATGGCGGAGGCCCGGGTGAATCGTGCTTTTTACTATTGGTATTTACATTCTTGTTATGCTCCGGCTTATGCTCCGGAAACGGCTGCAGCGGACTTGAGTGTTCCATTGGTATTGGAACCTGATTTGGAAGCCAAAGTGAAGCGGGCTACTTCCGATAAAGTGGTTACACAAATATTGGAAGATTTGAAGAACGTGGCTATGGATTTGCCTGAAGAGAGTATTTCGGTTTATCATCTTCCTCGTATGGCAGCATTTGGTTTGGCGGCTCGGGTGAACTTGTTTTTCGGAAATTATGATGCAGCATTGGAGAATGCGGAAGAAGCGTTGAAATTGAACAATAAGTTAGTTGATTACAACACATTCAGTTTTAAGAATGAAGGAAAACCTTCCGGGGGAATCAATAATCGTCCTATTCCAAGGGAATCGCCTGAAATGATTATGTATCGTTCTACTAGCTTCCAATCAATCCTTTCTTCTTGTTGTATGTCACCCGAACTACTCGATCTTTTTGATACGGATGCCGATTTGCGTTATAAATTTAATTTTACCGTGCTCGATAGATCCGGGAAGCCAATAGATGAACCTTATCCTTTGTTCTTGCAAGAACTCGATTATAATATAGGAGTTCCGGAAATGATGTTGATTAAGGCTGAATGCTTGGCCCGAAAGAAAGACCCGAAAGCCTTGAACGTGTTGAATGAATTACGTAAAAAGCGTATCGCTACAGATAAATACACGGATCTACCGGAAGTAAATGGCGATAAATTATTGGGCGTGGTGTTGGAGGAACGGCAACGGGAATTGGTATATAGTGGAGTACGATTCTTTGACATGAAACGTCTGGCTAAAGAAGGGATATATACCCGAACACTTACTCGTCAATTCAAAGAAACGACGTACACTCTTGCACCCAATTCGAACAGGTACATGTTCCCGATCGCGGCAAAAGTACGGATATTGAATAATGGTATAGAACAGAATCCAAGATAG